Proteins encoded in a region of the Phaenicophaeus curvirostris isolate KB17595 chromosome 20, BPBGC_Pcur_1.0, whole genome shotgun sequence genome:
- the ADGRD2 gene encoding adhesion G protein-coupled receptor D2, translating to MFRRDLRPDSWFFSLLVGGLSRSLFAFAALAKNQTAKGFAPVTVETSRHVYEYVATALDRWHADRYCEQRFARLLFEPQDSEQASFSKLLQSHHIRGSLWLSERDGVPYKARRRRDHVVPVLVFGEKTDTKYVKVLSDFPALPAVTACAHLQWDTRTQEIATIFSYAVPAFINEFQLCGFVDEEGFVRFALIVHGHHSPYLPVFRADRQWHHFCVTWQQENGTWAIYADGKRRASASGLCPGGPSAPKAIYGRGTFIIGQDQDSLGGTFREKESFSGNITDLHIWQKVLSTEQIEKVRSCWVVEQDLVFGWSSSALEVERTVQQVTTQFLCPGPVEECRVFEVGSSRFSYTSCLQSLPFICVYRKDAYWQLKKAQLESSHSLVSRVNKLAERTVIPENVFTSDVQDMNLSVALGALDVLATVLRRGETPMLESSDLLVVLQLLKQVSDVEVHEGEELEILEQLVQYYVEVTEIILEEQNMEMWSSVSQVIRGPMAVVELCDRMVSHLAPVLTAGRTKVTIQHGNVGMEVRKLELTGQELSSEAYLVQSPEGGRHDLIEVPAEEMQRLKARGLHRVTVKNMWFGYGSLQRCLSGAGSSAVVQDVSPSDGEQKYWSTTVGTAVISAAVLGDYQEFSTSVHFHLQHHIQDLPDKLVGPICAFWNFSLSPDAGGMWSTAGCSVVASLPDSTACFCNHTTNFAVLLQVFEMQRTTKEELTLQTLTFIGCGVSFCALIVTFILFLAVGVPKSERTTVHKNLIFALAAAEALLMFSELAKTNQVLCFMVTASLHLFFMAAFSWMLVEGLLLWSKVVVVNMSEDRRMKFYYVTGWGLPVVIVGVTLATSFNKYVADNHCWLNVQTNIIWAFVGPVLFILAVNTFVLFRVVMVTVSSARRRSKMLTPNSSLENQIGVQIWATAKPVLVLLPVLGLTWVCGVLVHLSIVWAYVFIMLNSLQGLYIFLVYAIYNSEVRNAIQRMKDKKKALSFTNCSHPINYLSSPRNTTSWETGKLSPSAAESALSSPVQKDPPVKNITNKGNFGSRIPMGISSIMSPERPAVELTAFKSSVSKQGMLRLFSRRCHPEALRLSSPEWTHEQGRRSGSLE from the exons ATGTTTAGGAGAGACTTGAGACCTGATTCTTGGTTCTTCAGCCTTCTG GTCGGTGGTCTGTCCAGGAGTCTCTTTGCCTTTGCAGCCCTTGCCAAGAATCAGACTGCTAAAG GTTTTGCTCCTGTCACGGTTGAGACCTCAAGACACGTGTACGAATATGTGGCCACCGCTTTGGACCGGTGGCACGCAGACCGATACTGTGAACAACGCTTCGCTCGGTTACTTTTTGAGCCCCAAGACAGTGAGCAAGCTTCCTTTAGCAAACTGCTGCAGTCCCACCACATCAGAGGTTCTCTCTGGCTAAGTGAAAGGGATGGTGTCCCGTACAAAGCAAGACGGAGAC GGGACCACGTTGTACCAGTCCTGGTATTCGGAGAGAAGACGGACACAAAATACGTAAAGGTGCTCTCTGACTTCCCAGCGCTGCCTGCTGTCACAGCCTGTGCCCACCTCCAGTGGGACACCAGGACCCAGGAGATTGCTACCATCTTCTCCTATGCTGTGCCAGCTTTTATTAATGAGTTCCAGCTCTGCGGCTTTGTCGACGAGGAAGGCTTTGTTCGGTTTGCTCTCATAGTCCATGGGCACCATTCCCCATACCTGCCTGTGTTCCGTGCTGACAGACAGTGGCATCACTTCTGTGTGACCTGGCAGCAGGAAAATGGGACCTGGGCCATCTATGCCGATGGCAAAAGGAGGGCATCTGCCAGTGGCTTGTGTCCTGGGGGGCCCTCTGCCCCCAAGGCCATCTACGGCCGAGGGACTTTCATAATTGGGCAAGATCAAGATTCCCTGGGAGGCACCTTCAGGGAGAAAGAGTCCTTCAGTGGGAACATCACGGACTTGCACATCTGGCAGaaagtcctcagcacagagcaGATTGAGAAAGTTCGGTCGTGCTGGGTGGTAGAGCAAGACCTTGTGTTTGGGTGGAGTTCCAGTGCTCTGGAGGTTGAAAGGACTGTTCAGCAAGTGACCACACAGTTTCTTTGCCCAG GGCCTGTTGAGGAATGCCGAGTTTTTGAAGTTGGCAGCAGCAGATTCAGTTACACGTCTTGTTTGCAGTCTTTACCTTTTATCTGTGTCTACAGAAAGG ATGCATACTGGCAACTGAAAAAAGCTCAGCTGGAATCCAGCCATTCACTTGTCAGTCGCGTGAACAAACTTGCAGAGAGGACTGTG ATTCCTGAGAACGTCTTCACAAGTGATGTCCAAGACATGAACCTCTCTGTTGCTCTTGGTGCTCTCGATGTCTTGGCGACTGTTctgaggagaggagagacacCCATGCTGGAGTCGTCTGACCTCCTCGTGGTGCTGCAGTTACTGAAACAAGTTTCTGATGTGGAAGTCCAtgagggagaggagctggagataTTGGAGCAGTTGGTCCAGTATTATGTGGAAGTGACTGAGATAATCTTGGAAGAGCAGAACATGGAAATGTGGTCATCAGTCAGCCAG GTTATCAGAGGGCCCATGGCTGTTGTTGAGCTCTGTGACAGAATGGTGTCACACCTAGCCCCAGTGCTGACCGCAGGGAGGACAAAGGTCACAATCCAGCACGGGAATGTCG GAATGGAGGTCAGGAAACTGGAGCTGACCGGGCAGGAGCTGAGCAGTGAGGCATACCTGGTCCAGAGCCCCGAGGGAGGCAGGCACGACCTCATTGAAGTTCctgcagaagaaatgcaaagactGAAAGCCAGAG GTCTCCACAGGGTCACGGTGAAAAACATGTGGTTTGGCTACGGCTCCCTGCAGCGCTGTCTGTCCGGTGCTGGCAGCAGTGCTGTCGTCCAGGATGTGTCTCCCTCTGATGGAGAACAGAA GTACTGGAGCACCACGGTGGGCACTGCTGTGATTTCAGCCGCTGTGCTCGGTGACTACCAGGAGTTCAGCACATCTGTGCacttccacctgcagcaccacATCCAG GACCTGCCTGATAAGCTGGTGGGGCCCATCTGTGCCTTCTGGAACTTCAGCCTCAG CCCAGATGCTGGTGGGATGTGGTCCACAGCTGGCTGCTCTGTGGTAGCGTCTCTCCCAGACTCCACTGCCTGTTTTTGCAACCACACCACAAATTTTGCTGTCCTGCTGCAGGTGTTCGAGATGCAG AGGACCACCAAGGAGGAGCTCACACTGCAGACCTTGACTTTTATTGGATGTGGAGTTTCCTTCTGTGCCTTGATAGTtaccttcattttatttttggcagTTGG AGTCCCCAAGAGCGAACGGACAACCGTGCACAAGAACCTCATCTTTGCGTTAGCTGCAGCAGAAGCTCTGCTTATGTTCAGTGAATTGGCCAAGACCAACCAG gtGCTGTGTTTCATGGTCACTGCCAGCCTCCATCTCTTCTTCATGGCAGCCTTTTCATGGATGCTGGTAGAGGGGCTTCTCCTCTGGAGCAAAGTGGTAGTGGTCAACATGAGCGAAGACAGGAGAATGAAGTTCTACTATGTGACGGGCTGGG GCCTTCCAGTTGTTATCGTGGGTGTGACCCTTGCAACTTCCTTTAACAAGTATGTGGCAGACAACCACTGCTGGCTGAACGTCCAGACCAACATCATCTGGGCCTTTGTTGGCCCTGTGCTCTTCATCCTGGCT GTGAACACCTTTGTGCTGTTCCGGGTGGTGATGGTGACTGTGTCCAGCGCTCGCAGGAGATCGAAGATGCTGACGCCCAACAGCAGCCTGGAGAATCAGATTGGTGTGCAGATATG GGCAACAGCCAAGCCTGtcctggtgctgctgccagTGCTGGGCTTGACCTGGGTGTGCGGGGTCCTTGTCCACCTCAGCATCGTGTGGGCCTATGTCTTCATCATGCTGAACTCCCTCCAG GGCCTGTACATATTCCTGGTCTATGCAATCTATAACAGCGAG GTGAGGAATGCCATCCAGAGGATGAAGGACAAGAAGAAAGCACTCTCGTTCACA AACTGTTCTCATCCCATCAACTACTTATCAAGCCCAAGAAACACAACCTCCTGGGAGACGGGGAAACTGAGTCCTTCTGCAGCTGAGAGTGCCTTGTCGAGCCCTGTGCAGAAAGACCCTCCAGTGAAGAACATCACCAACAAAG GAAATTTTGGATCCAGAATTCCTATGGGGATTTCGTCAATTATGTCACCTGAGAGACCG gcTGTAGAGCTGACAGCATTCAAATCCTCAG TGTCTAAGCAGGGCATGCTTAGACTATTTTCGAGACGATGCCACCCAGAAGCACTGCGGCTTTCCTCCCCAGAGTGGACACATGAGCAAGGCAGAAGAAGTGGCAGCTTGGAGTAA